The segment GCTGGAATCGATTGGATCTTCTGGCTAGCCAACCCGTCAAACTGGCTGGTCATACTCGCCGTCGCCGCCGGGTTGGGTTTCGTAATTTTCGTTCACGAGCTAGGGCATTTCCTGGTCGCCAAGGCCTGTGGGGTGAAATGCGAGAAGTTTTATCTCGGCTTCGACATCTACGGCCTTAAATTAGCCAAGTTTCAGTGGGGTGAAACGGAATACGGCATCGGAATCTTGCCGCTGGGCGGATACGTGAAGATGCTCGGGCAAGACGATAACCCGTCGCGGATGGCGGAGGAAGCGCGACGATCCAAGCTCCCAGCGGAACATGCTACTGGGGCCGAGGCTAATTCGATGCCAGCGACGTCCTCTCCCACGGCCGACATTGCACCGACCGTAACCGATAGCGAGTTGCCGGCGGAGTCAGCTTCCGATCCAGGTGCAACCTACGATCCGCGCAGCTACATGGCCCAAAGCGTACCCAAGCGTATGGCGATCATTTCGGCCGGCGTGATTATGAACGTG is part of the Pirellulales bacterium genome and harbors:
- a CDS encoding site-2 protease family protein, with translation MGMHLSIFAGIDWIFWLANPSNWLVILAVAAGLGFVIFVHELGHFLVAKACGVKCEKFYLGFDIYGLKLAKFQWGETEYGIGILPLGGYVKMLGQDDNPSRMAEEARRSKLPAEHATGAEANSMPATSSPTADIAPTVTDSELPAESASDPGATYDPRSYMAQSVPKRMAIISAGVIMNVIFAFLMASLAYGLGVRETPCTIGAVTAGGAAWKANLQPGDEIIRIGSLDHPRYRDLKTRVP